One window of Desulfobacca acetoxidans DSM 11109 genomic DNA carries:
- a CDS encoding carbonic anhydrase — protein sequence MSKAAAGAKVALENLIAGNQRFCQNMRAPREFSIRREKLTKGQKPMAAVLGCSDSRVSPELLFDMNLGEIFVVRTAGQVLDSVSLASIEYAVEHLEVPLLMVLGHEHCGAVNAAIAHEGQLHGRVGQLLGKITPSIAQARELQPAPEDFAETVTDLNIYAIARQLFDQSDIVRLFVLDGKVRLVLAKYLLNSGEVKMLEANYRPADNL from the coding sequence ATGTCTAAAGCAGCGGCAGGAGCCAAAGTTGCCCTGGAGAATCTTATTGCCGGTAATCAGCGTTTTTGCCAGAATATGCGAGCGCCGCGTGAATTTAGCATCCGGCGGGAAAAGTTAACCAAGGGTCAGAAGCCCATGGCAGCAGTATTGGGTTGTTCCGATTCCCGAGTTTCGCCTGAGCTTCTTTTCGACATGAATCTCGGAGAAATTTTCGTGGTCCGCACCGCTGGCCAGGTGCTGGATTCGGTTTCCCTGGCCAGCATCGAATACGCCGTAGAACATCTGGAGGTTCCTCTGCTGATGGTATTGGGACATGAACATTGCGGCGCCGTCAATGCCGCCATCGCGCATGAGGGCCAGTTGCACGGGCGCGTCGGCCAATTGTTGGGTAAGATTACGCCTTCGATTGCCCAGGCGCGGGAACTCCAACCTGCTCCGGAGGATTTTGCCGAAACCGTGACTGATCTGAATATTTATGCCATCGCCCGGCAACTTTTTGACCAAAGTGATATTGTTCGACTCTTCGTTTTAGATGGTAAGGTGCGCCTGGTTTTGGCCAAATATCTCCTCAATTCTGGGGAGGTAAAGATGCTTGAGGCCAATTACCGGCCGGCGGATAATCTTTAA
- the glmM gene encoding phosphoglucosamine mutase, with protein MRKLFGTDGIRGVANEYPMTADVALKLGNVIAYVVKNGARRHRIVVGKDTRLSGYILEYAITAGICSMGVDVMLVGPMPTPGIAFITSSMRADAGVVISASHNPYQDNGIKFFSHEGLKLPDEMEVRMEELMLNPELGSHCPTATGVGQALRIDDASGRYNSYLKSTLPKNLDFKGFKIVLDCAHGAAYKVAPAVLQELGAEVIPFGVRPNGKNINRQCGSTYPATIQSLVRRHDADIGIALDGDGDRVICVDHQGNIVDGDHIMAICSHHLHEKGDLRKKTLVATVMSNMGLEIALKKMGCRLIRTQVGDRYVIERMLQGGYNLGGEQSGHIIFWDHSTTGDGTLSALQLLAIMHSTGRSLADLAKIMEVYPQALLNVRVREKKDLSQIPPIYQGIRAAEEKLGDRGRLLIRYSGTEAKLRVMCEGEDPEEVEAIAQEIADLIETHLGIED; from the coding sequence ATGAGAAAATTATTCGGCACCGACGGCATTCGTGGGGTAGCCAACGAATACCCCATGACTGCCGACGTAGCCCTCAAACTTGGCAATGTTATCGCCTATGTAGTAAAGAACGGGGCGAGACGGCACCGCATCGTGGTGGGCAAAGACACGCGGCTCTCTGGTTATATCCTGGAATACGCCATAACCGCTGGCATCTGCTCTATGGGGGTGGACGTCATGTTAGTTGGACCTATGCCAACCCCGGGCATTGCTTTTATCACCAGTTCGATGCGGGCCGATGCCGGCGTCGTGATCTCTGCCTCCCATAACCCTTATCAAGACAACGGCATCAAGTTTTTCTCTCATGAGGGTCTTAAGCTGCCGGATGAGATGGAGGTTCGCATGGAGGAGTTGATGCTCAACCCGGAGTTGGGCAGCCACTGCCCCACGGCCACTGGTGTTGGCCAGGCCTTGCGGATAGATGATGCCTCCGGCCGCTATAACTCGTATTTAAAGAGCACCCTGCCAAAAAATCTGGACTTCAAAGGTTTCAAGATCGTCCTTGATTGCGCCCACGGCGCCGCATACAAAGTTGCCCCGGCGGTGTTGCAGGAACTGGGTGCCGAGGTCATTCCCTTCGGCGTCAGGCCCAATGGCAAGAACATCAACCGACAGTGCGGCTCCACCTATCCGGCGACCATTCAATCTCTGGTACGGCGGCACGATGCCGATATCGGCATCGCCCTGGACGGCGACGGCGACCGGGTGATCTGCGTCGACCATCAGGGCAACATCGTCGATGGTGACCATATTATGGCTATCTGCAGTCATCACCTGCATGAGAAAGGCGACTTGCGCAAAAAAACCCTGGTGGCCACGGTGATGAGCAATATGGGGCTGGAGATTGCTCTCAAAAAGATGGGCTGCCGTTTGATCCGAACCCAGGTAGGCGACCGTTACGTCATCGAACGGATGCTCCAAGGCGGCTATAATTTGGGGGGTGAACAATCAGGACACATTATCTTTTGGGACCACAGCACCACCGGCGACGGGACCCTGAGCGCCCTCCAACTGCTGGCCATTATGCATTCTACGGGCAGATCCTTGGCCGACCTGGCCAAGATTATGGAGGTCTATCCCCAAGCCCTGCTCAACGTTAGGGTGCGGGAGAAAAAAGACCTGAGCCAAATCCCACCTATATATCAGGGTATTCGCGCCGCTGAAGAAAAACTCGGCGATCGGGGGCGACTGCTTATCCGTTACTCCGGTACCGAAGCGAAGCTGCGGGTCATGTGCGAGGGGGAAGACCCTGAGGAAGTGGAAGCCATTGCTCAGGAGATCGCCGATCTGATCGAAACTCATTTAGGGATTGAGGATTGA
- a CDS encoding type III pantothenate kinase codes for MLIVMDVGNTNTVIGVYRDHKLISDWRIRTEKETTADEYGVLLRNLFQSQNLTLQPGMDLAISCVVPPMINTLEKFSRRYLQVKPLMVGPGIKTGMPIYYDNPKEVGADRIVNAVAAYEQVKAAAIVVDFGTATTFDVVSTLGEYLGGLIAPGVMISCEALFQRASKLPRVEIFSKPKHVIAKDTISSMNAGIIYGYAGLVDGIVRRIKEALAEPVKVIATGGLACLIASEAQSIDLVDEYLTLEGLRIIYYRNRGRKEGG; via the coding sequence GTGCTCATAGTCATGGACGTCGGCAATACCAATACGGTAATTGGTGTCTATCGCGATCATAAACTCATCAGCGACTGGCGCATCCGCACTGAGAAAGAGACCACTGCGGACGAATACGGCGTATTGTTGCGCAATCTGTTCCAGTCCCAAAATCTGACCCTGCAACCGGGGATGGATCTGGCCATCTCCTGCGTCGTACCCCCGATGATCAATACCTTGGAGAAATTCTCCCGCCGTTACCTGCAGGTCAAGCCCCTCATGGTAGGACCGGGCATCAAGACCGGCATGCCCATTTATTATGATAATCCCAAGGAGGTAGGGGCCGACCGCATCGTCAACGCCGTGGCCGCCTATGAACAGGTCAAAGCCGCGGCCATCGTCGTAGATTTCGGTACAGCCACTACTTTCGACGTCGTCTCTACCCTGGGCGAATATCTGGGCGGCCTTATTGCTCCGGGCGTCATGATTTCCTGCGAGGCATTGTTTCAGCGGGCTTCCAAACTCCCCCGGGTGGAAATCTTTAGTAAACCGAAGCACGTCATCGCCAAAGATACTATCAGCAGTATGAATGCCGGCATCATTTACGGTTACGCCGGTCTCGTGGACGGCATCGTGCGCCGCATCAAAGAGGCGCTGGCGGAACCGGTAAAGGTTATTGCTACCGGCGGTCTCGCCTGTCTCATCGCCTCTGAAGCCCAGAGCATTGATCTGGTGGATGAATATCTCACCCTGGAGGGACTGCGGATTATTTATTACCGAAACCGCGGGAGGAAGGAAGGTGGTTGA
- a CDS encoding ABC transporter ATP-binding protein gives MLLEIDDLWVAYDHIQAVRGVSFSIASGEIVTLIGANGAGKSTILRAISGLQPITSGGRYFAGQDLSKWSAHQIAQNGIAHVPEGRGVFGNLTVLENLRLAAYGRRDNQVASDLDRVLTLFPRLAERRCQWGGTLSGGEQQMLAVGRALMRRGQLLLLDEPSMGLAPFLVKEIFKIISEINRQGTTILLVEQNAYMSLKIAHRGYVLETGEIILSGDSRQLLGNPLVQKAYLGH, from the coding sequence ATGCTGCTGGAAATCGACGACCTCTGGGTGGCCTATGACCATATCCAGGCTGTACGAGGGGTTTCTTTTTCCATTGCTTCGGGAGAAATTGTCACCCTGATCGGGGCTAATGGTGCCGGTAAATCAACCATTTTGCGGGCCATCTCCGGTTTGCAGCCCATAACCAGCGGCGGCAGGTACTTTGCTGGCCAGGACCTAAGCAAGTGGTCGGCGCATCAGATTGCCCAGAACGGCATCGCCCATGTTCCCGAGGGCCGGGGCGTCTTCGGGAACCTGACGGTGCTCGAAAACCTGCGTCTGGCCGCCTACGGCCGCCGGGACAACCAGGTCGCCTCGGATCTGGACCGGGTCCTCACCCTTTTCCCTCGCCTGGCGGAGCGCCGCTGCCAATGGGGAGGCACCCTGTCAGGGGGCGAGCAGCAGATGCTTGCCGTCGGTCGCGCCCTGATGCGCCGCGGCCAGCTCCTGCTTCTGGATGAACCTTCCATGGGGCTGGCGCCTTTCCTGGTCAAAGAAATCTTCAAGATCATCAGCGAGATCAATCGCCAAGGGACTACCATACTTCTCGTAGAGCAAAACGCTTATATGTCCCTAAAAATTGCCCATCGCGGTTATGTGCTTGAAACCGGGGAGATCATTCTATCCGGCGACAGCCGTCAGCTCTTGGGCAATCCGCTGGTGCAAAAAGCCTACCTCGGGCATTGA
- a CDS encoding ABC transporter ATP-binding protein: MPLLEITELSHRFGGLQAVADFSLYLENGGLMGLIGPNGAGKTTIFNLITGVYPPTTGRICFAGREITGWPGYRIMAAGMGRTFQNIRLFKDLSVLDNVRLGASAQYPYSFLQTIGRTPAFNRQERQFIVQAMEMLERFGLARYAQTPARQLPYGEQRRLEMARALISRPKLLLLDEPAAGMNQAETVALIELLRKLWREFELTILLIEHHMGVVLNLCQQVLVLDFGDTIFVGPPQEAQTHPKVLEAYLGKEK; this comes from the coding sequence GTGCCACTTTTAGAGATCACCGAACTCTCTCACCGATTCGGCGGCCTGCAGGCGGTAGCCGACTTTTCCCTTTATCTAGAAAATGGCGGTCTAATGGGACTCATCGGTCCCAACGGCGCCGGTAAAACCACCATCTTCAACCTTATTACCGGGGTCTACCCCCCCACAACGGGACGTATCTGCTTTGCCGGGCGGGAGATCACCGGTTGGCCCGGCTACCGCATCATGGCCGCGGGCATGGGGCGCACGTTTCAGAATATCCGTCTTTTTAAAGACTTGAGTGTCTTGGACAACGTCCGGCTGGGGGCCTCGGCCCAATATCCTTACTCTTTCCTCCAAACCATCGGCCGGACGCCAGCCTTCAACCGCCAGGAGCGTCAATTTATCGTTCAAGCCATGGAAATGCTGGAACGCTTTGGCCTAGCGCGCTATGCCCAGACCCCGGCTCGGCAACTGCCGTATGGCGAGCAGCGTCGGTTGGAAATGGCGCGGGCCCTGATCAGCCGGCCCAAACTGCTGCTGTTGGACGAACCGGCGGCAGGAATGAACCAGGCGGAGACCGTTGCCCTGATAGAACTGCTGCGGAAGCTGTGGCGCGAATTCGAGCTCACTATCCTGCTTATAGAACATCACATGGGCGTGGTCCTGAATCTGTGTCAGCAGGTACTCGTGTTGGATTTTGGCGACACGATCTTTGTCGGCCCCCCGCAAGAGGCCCAGACCCATCCCAAAGTTTTGGAAGCCTACCTGGGAAAGGAGAAATGA
- a CDS encoding branched-chain amino acid ABC transporter permease, with the protein MKLFLLSLALILLAWILSAGTLLNLYIQQVLMYVGINIILTLSLNLVNGYMGEFSVGHAGFMAIGAYVASLLTVAVFPTAWGPLIFPLVLVIGGLAAALAGLVIAFPSFRTRGDYLAIVTLAFNMIVKSVLENIDAVGGPRGYLGMARLTDLTWVVFWVLITLLVLRNFIYSNFGRGVLAIREDELAANLVGVNTPRLKIYAFCLSAFFAGVAGGLYAHLLQFINPRSFSILKSTDMLVMVYLGGVGSLTGSVLGAALYTLLMEVLRPLELWRWVLGPLLLVLLMIFRPTGIMGLKESKWIRPAAEQG; encoded by the coding sequence TTGAAACTATTCCTCCTTTCCTTGGCGCTGATCCTCCTGGCCTGGATCTTGTCGGCGGGAACTTTGCTCAACCTTTATATTCAGCAGGTTTTGATGTATGTAGGAATCAATATTATTCTCACTCTCAGCCTCAACCTGGTGAATGGTTATATGGGAGAGTTTTCGGTAGGCCACGCCGGATTCATGGCCATCGGGGCTTATGTAGCCTCATTGCTGACGGTGGCGGTGTTTCCCACCGCCTGGGGGCCGCTCATCTTCCCGTTGGTCTTGGTCATCGGTGGCCTAGCCGCCGCTTTGGCGGGGCTGGTCATCGCCTTCCCTTCATTTCGTACCCGTGGGGATTATCTGGCCATCGTCACCCTGGCCTTTAATATGATAGTCAAGAGCGTCCTGGAGAATATCGACGCCGTCGGGGGACCCCGGGGCTATCTGGGTATGGCCCGGCTCACCGATCTAACCTGGGTGGTTTTTTGGGTATTGATTACTCTTTTGGTGCTGCGGAATTTTATTTATTCCAATTTCGGCCGAGGTGTGTTGGCCATCCGGGAGGATGAACTGGCCGCCAATCTGGTCGGCGTCAATACGCCGCGTCTGAAGATCTATGCCTTCTGTTTATCCGCCTTTTTCGCCGGGGTGGCCGGTGGGTTATATGCCCACCTGTTGCAGTTTATCAATCCCCGTAGTTTCTCTATTCTTAAATCTACTGATATGTTGGTCATGGTGTATTTAGGAGGTGTTGGTTCTCTAACCGGATCGGTGTTGGGTGCCGCTCTCTACACCCTACTCATGGAGGTGCTCCGGCCATTGGAATTATGGCGTTGGGTGTTGGGGCCGTTGTTGTTGGTGTTGCTCATGATTTTTCGGCCTACCGGGATCATGGGACTCAAGGAGTCAAAGTGGATCAGGCCGGCAGCAGAGCAGGGATGA